A genomic region of Magnolia sinica isolate HGM2019 chromosome 6, MsV1, whole genome shotgun sequence contains the following coding sequences:
- the LOC131249357 gene encoding nucleolin 1-like isoform X1: MYLQRWHHNDEVLHMHCFSFLMQIVYVALQDGDVKMADATTAKTEKKAPKTSATPSAQTSRSKTLFVGNLSYSVERADVEEFFKGAGEVVDARFASNEEGVFKGFGHVEFATEAAAHKVRAMCAEIDMVFLVHVYADAWFFFLFFLHMGEVPSTR; this comes from the exons ATGTATTTGCAAAGATGGCATCATAATGATGAAGTGTTGCACATGCACTGTTTCTCTTTCCTCATGCAAATTGTTTATGTTGCCCTGCAAGATGGTGATGTCAAAATGGCAGATGCCACAACAGCAAAGACCGAAAAGAAGGCG CCTAAAACATCTGCAACTCCTAGTGCCCAGACTTCTAGATCAAAAACCCTATTTGTTGGCAACCTATCCTATTCAGTCGAAAGAGCTGATGT AGAGGAATTCTTCAAAGGTGCTGGTGAAGTTGTTGACGCCCGATTTGCATCAAATGAAGAGGGTGTCTTCAAGGGATTCGGCCATGTTGAGTTTGCCACTGAGGCAGCAGCTCACAAGGTAAGGGCCATGTGTGCTGAAATTGATATGGTTTTCTTGGTGCATGTATATGCAGAtgcctggtttttttttttgttcttcctTCACATGGGTGAGGTTCCTTCTACtcgatag
- the LOC131249357 gene encoding nucleolin 1-like isoform X2, translating to MYLQRWHHNDEVLHMHCFSFLMQIVYVALQDGDVKMADATTAKTEKKAPKTSATPSAQTSRSKTLFVGNLSYSVERADVEEFFKGAGEVVDARFASNEEGVFKGFGHVEFATEAAAHKIHFAKHINVFESSSSFQIQNR from the exons ATGTATTTGCAAAGATGGCATCATAATGATGAAGTGTTGCACATGCACTGTTTCTCTTTCCTCATGCAAATTGTTTATGTTGCCCTGCAAGATGGTGATGTCAAAATGGCAGATGCCACAACAGCAAAGACCGAAAAGAAGGCG CCTAAAACATCTGCAACTCCTAGTGCCCAGACTTCTAGATCAAAAACCCTATTTGTTGGCAACCTATCCTATTCAGTCGAAAGAGCTGATGT AGAGGAATTCTTCAAAGGTGCTGGTGAAGTTGTTGACGCCCGATTTGCATCAAATGAAGAGGGTGTCTTCAAGGGATTCGGCCATGTTGAGTTTGCCACTGAGGCAGCAGCTCACAAG ATTCATTTTGCCAAACATATCAATGTATTCGAGAGTTCGTCAAGCTTTCAGATACAAAATAGGTGA